One window of the Capnocytophaga haemolytica genome contains the following:
- a CDS encoding PIN domain-containing protein, which produces MILITDTNIVYSALINPQSIIASILKKAPEHQFVAPNYLKEEIKKHWHRIISGSSLCENQVIKEWLFYQQHILFFDENHIPIEHYRKAFTIVSDIDPDDTIFVASHFYTGYKIWTSDKRLIQKVQAKRIYRYFYNH; this is translated from the coding sequence ATGATTTTAATCACTGATACGAATATTGTGTATAGTGCTCTGATCAACCCTCAAAGCATCATTGCTTCTATTTTGAAGAAGGCCCCTGAGCATCAATTTGTAGCACCTAATTATTTAAAAGAGGAAATTAAAAAACATTGGCATAGAATCATCTCAGGAAGTAGCCTCTGTGAAAATCAAGTTATCAAAGAATGGCTTTTTTACCAGCAACACATCCTTTTCTTTGATGAAAACCATATCCCAATAGAGCACTATCGTAAGGCCTTTACCATAGTTAGTGATATTGACCCTGACGACACTATTTTTGTAGCAAGCCATTTTTATACAGGTTATAAAATATGGACTTCAGATAAAAGACTAATTCAGAAAGTACAAGCAAAAAGGATATACAGATATTTTTATAACCACTGA
- a CDS encoding S46 family peptidase, producing the protein MKKIAFLLLLLTAGFAFAQQGGMWIPSLLEGMNAKEMRSLGMKMSVKDIYNINKSSLKDAVPHFNGGCTSEIISPKGLLLTNHHCGYGQIQAHSTVEHNYLEDGFWAKNQAEELPNKNLEVTFIVRIDDVTTKVLAGTEGLSDKAKAQKIEANIAQIVKTSPKESWQENRIKAFYEGNQYILFVVETFKDVRLVGAPPSSIGKFGSDTDNWMWPRHTGDFSLFRVYADKNNHPAAYSPENVPYKPKHYFPVSLKGVKEGDFTMVMGYPGQTQEYLPAVAVKQIVEVLNPAKIGIREVVLKAQDEYMRKDPAIKIKYASKYARIANYWKKWIGETKGLIKSDAVAIKQAQEVKFQEMIKKAGKEQQYGDLLPKLNKAYTEAQDFSLATDLFSEFVLRNIDLMKNGNKFSELRTALQVRGNQSFEDRKANLKAAMEKTFKDYDRAVDKASFEQAVAFYAAHLPKQFIPRSLIDVDAKALTEKIYNTSFLATEEGVQRVLSLPANEFIAALHNDAGMQFVDDVLTTYYMRVASTDYRLQREIADLQQTYMKAILEFSKPSDRIFPNANSTLRVTYGKIAGYTSGEAHYEPFTYLDGVMAKYKAGDYEFDVPEKLRALYDKKDYGIYGKGGKMPVCFISTAHTTGGNSGSPAIDAKGNLIGLNFDRVWDGTMSDILYDPALCRNIMVDIRYVLFIIDKYADANYLINEMKIVK; encoded by the coding sequence ATGAAAAAAATAGCCTTTTTATTGCTGCTACTCACAGCAGGGTTTGCCTTCGCACAGCAGGGCGGTATGTGGATCCCCTCACTCTTAGAAGGAATGAACGCAAAAGAAATGCGTTCGCTGGGAATGAAGATGTCCGTAAAGGATATTTACAACATCAACAAATCGAGCCTTAAGGACGCCGTGCCTCACTTCAATGGCGGATGCACCTCCGAGATCATCTCCCCTAAGGGACTGCTGCTCACCAATCACCACTGTGGTTACGGGCAGATTCAAGCACACTCCACCGTCGAACACAACTATTTAGAAGACGGTTTTTGGGCAAAAAACCAAGCCGAAGAGCTTCCCAACAAAAATTTAGAGGTTACCTTCATCGTGCGTATCGATGACGTTACCACAAAAGTGCTCGCAGGCACCGAGGGACTTTCTGACAAAGCCAAGGCTCAGAAAATCGAAGCCAATATTGCCCAAATCGTCAAGACTTCACCCAAGGAATCGTGGCAGGAAAACCGTATCAAAGCCTTTTACGAGGGCAATCAGTATATACTTTTCGTTGTCGAAACCTTTAAGGACGTGCGCTTAGTGGGGGCACCCCCTTCATCAATAGGAAAATTCGGCTCCGACACCGACAACTGGATGTGGCCACGCCACACGGGCGACTTCTCCCTCTTCCGCGTATACGCCGACAAAAACAACCACCCCGCAGCCTATTCCCCTGAAAACGTGCCTTATAAACCCAAACACTACTTCCCCGTATCCCTTAAAGGCGTCAAGGAAGGCGATTTCACAATGGTGATGGGCTATCCAGGGCAAACCCAAGAGTACCTCCCCGCAGTGGCAGTAAAGCAAATCGTTGAGGTGCTCAATCCCGCAAAGATAGGCATCCGTGAGGTAGTGCTCAAAGCCCAAGACGAGTATATGCGCAAGGATCCAGCCATCAAAATCAAGTACGCCTCAAAGTACGCACGCATTGCTAACTATTGGAAAAAGTGGATCGGCGAAACCAAGGGGCTTATCAAATCCGATGCCGTAGCCATTAAGCAAGCGCAGGAAGTAAAATTCCAAGAAATGATTAAAAAAGCAGGCAAAGAACAGCAATATGGCGACCTGCTCCCTAAACTCAACAAGGCGTACACCGAAGCACAAGATTTTTCATTAGCCACCGACCTATTCTCCGAATTCGTACTCCGCAATATCGACCTGATGAAAAACGGCAACAAATTCTCAGAACTGCGCACAGCACTACAAGTACGTGGCAACCAATCCTTTGAAGATAGAAAGGCAAACCTAAAAGCCGCAATGGAAAAAACCTTTAAGGACTACGATCGGGCGGTAGATAAAGCCTCCTTCGAGCAAGCCGTAGCCTTCTACGCAGCCCATCTCCCCAAGCAATTCATACCCCGAAGCCTGATCGACGTAGATGCCAAGGCACTCACCGAGAAGATTTACAACACCTCATTCTTAGCCACCGAAGAGGGCGTGCAGCGCGTGCTAAGCCTCCCCGCCAATGAGTTTATCGCAGCCCTGCACAACGATGCCGGTATGCAGTTCGTCGATGATGTGCTCACCACCTACTATATGCGCGTGGCTTCTACCGATTATCGCCTACAACGCGAGATCGCCGACCTTCAGCAGACCTATATGAAAGCAATACTCGAGTTCTCCAAGCCTTCCGACCGCATTTTCCCCAACGCCAACAGCACCCTGCGCGTTACTTACGGAAAAATCGCGGGCTACACCTCTGGCGAGGCACACTACGAGCCTTTTACCTACCTCGATGGCGTGATGGCAAAGTACAAAGCCGGTGATTACGAGTTCGATGTGCCCGAAAAACTCCGCGCGCTTTACGACAAAAAAGATTATGGCATTTACGGAAAAGGCGGCAAGATGCCCGTGTGCTTTATTTCCACTGCCCACACCACAGGAGGCAACTCCGGCAGCCCCGCAATCGATGCCAAAGGCAATTTAATAGGCTTAAACTTCGACCGCGTCTGGGACGGCACTATGAGCGACATACTTTACGACCCCGCACTCTGCCGCAACATTATGGTCGACATCCGCTACGTACTTTTTATCATCGACAAATACGCCGATGCCAATTATCTCATCAACGAAATGAAAATAGTGAAGTAA
- a CDS encoding DUF6452 family protein, giving the protein MKHFLCILALVTFIGVIGCESDDICDRKVNTPRLVVRFYNAQNHSISLNTSGLTVYGEGTATPVVSNAAIDSLVLPLKIESPTTFVLQSVVSSTVTQTATLTLRYESHHDFVSKACGFNTTFSGLSAELTPAIGGWLKGLEIRNTDIKDEKKAHLYLFH; this is encoded by the coding sequence ATGAAACATTTTTTATGTATACTTGCGCTGGTCACTTTTATAGGGGTTATCGGTTGCGAGTCGGATGATATTTGTGACCGCAAGGTGAATACACCACGCTTGGTGGTGCGCTTCTACAATGCTCAGAATCATAGCATCAGTCTGAACACGAGCGGCTTGACCGTCTATGGTGAAGGCACGGCGACACCTGTGGTCAGCAATGCTGCGATTGACTCGTTGGTGCTTCCGCTGAAAATAGAAAGTCCGACAACGTTTGTGTTGCAAAGTGTTGTCTCTTCAACGGTCACTCAGACAGCCACCTTAACCTTGCGCTATGAGTCACATCATGATTTTGTAAGTAAGGCTTGTGGTTTTAACACTACTTTTAGCGGTCTTTCGGCGGAGCTTACTCCTGCTATAGGGGGCTGGCTGAAGGGCTTGGAAATCAGAAACACAGATATTAAAGATGAGAAAAAGGCGCACTTGTATTTGTTTCATTAG
- the deoC gene encoding deoxyribose-phosphate aldolase, whose product MNKFIDHTLLKADATTADIEKLCKEAIEHQFYSVCVNSGYVALAKHLTQGSGVKVCSVVGFPLGAMASEAKMFETQNALSNGADEIDMVINVGYLKSGNIDQVRAEIATIKQLVGKERVLKVIIETCYLTDEEKRLACRLSVEAGADFVKTSTGFGTGGATPEDITLMREAVAGKAKLKASGGVRDYATAKQYIDLGVSRIGTSNGIAIIKGEKGEGY is encoded by the coding sequence ATGAATAAATTTATCGACCACACATTGTTAAAGGCAGATGCCACTACTGCCGACATCGAAAAACTTTGTAAGGAAGCCATTGAGCACCAATTCTATTCCGTTTGCGTCAATAGCGGTTACGTCGCTTTGGCAAAGCACCTCACACAAGGCAGCGGGGTAAAAGTGTGCAGTGTAGTAGGCTTCCCACTCGGGGCGATGGCTTCCGAGGCTAAGATGTTCGAAACCCAGAACGCACTCAGCAATGGCGCCGACGAGATCGATATGGTCATCAACGTGGGCTACCTCAAATCAGGCAATATCGACCAAGTACGCGCCGAAATTGCCACCATCAAGCAGTTGGTAGGCAAAGAAAGAGTGCTGAAAGTCATTATCGAGACCTGTTATCTAACCGATGAAGAAAAACGCTTAGCTTGCCGCCTATCGGTTGAAGCAGGTGCCGATTTTGTAAAGACTTCCACAGGATTTGGCACAGGTGGGGCAACCCCTGAGGACATTACACTGATGCGCGAAGCCGTCGCAGGCAAAGCCAAGCTCAAAGCCTCAGGCGGCGTGCGCGACTACGCCACCGCCAAGCAATATATCGACCTTGGAGTAAGCCGCATAGGCACCTCCAACGGCATCGCCATCATTAAAGGAGAGAAAGGAGAGGGCTACTAA
- a CDS encoding HD family phosphohydrolase: MKYTLRQITKRSLLVKVLLFAAALFAILQVFPEKAKFKYEFRKGELWQHDNLYAPFDFPLKKTKEQINAEKAHIKASSTIYYQKDDRLYNVIQHKFQQKRQYYFTSVPSPKRNELIGKAQQFLAEAYARGVIVSLPSPTPAKIAIIKDKQITELPTAQLISLRNLSAALKAYFNTPPYNEYLKSYNDLFFDLLEPNITVDQTFTQKALEQNLRQIVYTRDLVSRGKLIIAKGELIEGEKLTMLNSLKEEYESDSWNQNNYTWLRIGYYTLVAIALYLIALYLKTFDPKTYRSNRKIAVILINMILMILLVGVTAQHFPDYIYVVPVTMMMLILKAFFDLRTVTFIYLITILILGFIVPGSFQFVFIQSLAAIGVIITPKGVHYRLSNFISAILITSGYLITYTAFHTITEGSPSGIDISLLTLFVINGIGVLFSLPFTYVFERLFSLVSDVSLLELSDTNTPLLRALSEKAPGTFQHSMQVANLAEAAAAEIGANALLTRVGALYHDIGKMENPAFFTENQKTSLNPHDRLSPIQSARVIIKHVTDGIELARRYKLPDRLIDFIRTHHGRSLVYFFYRKELDTNPEAKEEDFRYPGPTPSTKETAILMMADSVEAATKSLQNPTYEQIDDFVDKIIKKQLDDNQFAAADITFKEIETVKKVLKNKLTNIYHTRIQYPE; the protein is encoded by the coding sequence ATGAAATATACACTCCGCCAAATCACCAAGAGATCCCTATTAGTCAAGGTTTTACTATTTGCGGCTGCCTTATTCGCCATCTTGCAAGTATTCCCTGAAAAAGCTAAATTCAAGTATGAATTTCGCAAGGGAGAGCTATGGCAACACGACAACTTATACGCTCCTTTCGACTTTCCTTTGAAGAAAACTAAGGAACAAATCAACGCTGAAAAGGCTCATATCAAAGCTTCTTCGACCATCTATTACCAAAAAGACGACAGGCTTTACAACGTTATACAACATAAATTCCAGCAAAAGCGGCAATATTACTTCACCTCAGTGCCCTCACCCAAGCGCAATGAGCTCATCGGCAAAGCGCAACAGTTCCTCGCTGAGGCATACGCCCGTGGGGTTATCGTTAGCCTACCAAGTCCTACCCCAGCTAAGATAGCTATCATTAAAGATAAGCAGATCACTGAGTTGCCTACCGCTCAGCTTATCTCGCTGAGGAACCTTTCTGCTGCCTTGAAAGCCTACTTCAACACCCCTCCTTACAACGAATACCTCAAGAGTTACAACGATCTCTTCTTCGACCTGTTGGAGCCTAATATCACTGTTGATCAGACTTTTACCCAAAAGGCACTCGAGCAGAACCTGCGGCAGATCGTCTACACGCGCGATTTGGTAAGCCGTGGGAAGCTCATCATCGCTAAAGGGGAGCTCATTGAAGGTGAAAAGCTGACAATGCTCAACTCGCTCAAAGAAGAATACGAGTCGGACAGTTGGAACCAAAATAACTATACTTGGCTGCGCATAGGCTACTACACTCTTGTAGCTATTGCGCTCTATCTAATTGCGCTCTACCTGAAGACATTTGACCCGAAAACCTACCGTAGCAACCGTAAAATAGCTGTGATCCTGATCAATATGATCTTGATGATCCTCTTAGTAGGGGTTACAGCACAACACTTTCCTGACTACATTTATGTGGTGCCTGTGACGATGATGATGCTTATTCTCAAAGCCTTTTTCGACCTTCGTACGGTGACCTTTATCTACCTGATTACCATACTCATACTTGGCTTTATTGTGCCTGGCAGCTTTCAATTTGTCTTTATTCAGAGTTTGGCAGCCATAGGTGTGATTATCACCCCCAAGGGTGTCCATTACCGCTTGAGTAACTTCATCTCAGCTATCCTGATCACCAGTGGGTACCTGATCACTTACACGGCTTTTCACACCATTACTGAGGGTAGCCCGAGCGGGATTGACATCTCGCTGCTCACTCTTTTTGTGATCAATGGTATTGGGGTACTCTTCTCATTGCCATTTACTTATGTGTTTGAGCGACTTTTCTCACTGGTTTCTGACGTCTCACTGCTTGAGCTTTCGGACACCAATACGCCGCTGTTGCGAGCGCTCTCTGAGAAAGCTCCTGGTACCTTTCAACATTCGATGCAGGTGGCTAACTTAGCTGAGGCGGCGGCGGCTGAGATTGGCGCCAATGCCTTGCTGACCCGCGTGGGGGCACTCTATCACGATATTGGGAAGATGGAAAACCCTGCTTTCTTTACTGAAAATCAGAAGACAAGCCTTAATCCTCACGACCGCCTTTCTCCTATACAGAGTGCACGGGTGATTATCAAGCACGTTACTGATGGGATTGAGCTGGCGCGGCGCTATAAGCTTCCTGATAGGCTTATCGACTTTATACGTACACATCACGGGCGTAGTTTGGTGTACTTTTTCTACCGTAAGGAGCTGGATACCAACCCAGAAGCTAAGGAGGAGGACTTCCGCTATCCAGGGCCGACGCCTTCGACCAAGGAGACTGCTATCTTGATGATGGCTGACTCGGTGGAGGCGGCTACTAAGAGTCTGCAAAATCCTACCTACGAGCAGATTGATGATTTCGTGGATAAGATCATTAAAAAGCAGCTCGACGACAACCAGTTTGCCGCTGCCGATATTACTTTTAAGGAAATTGAGACGGTGAAAAAGGTGCTCAAAAATAAACTTACTAACATCTATCACACTCGTATTCAATATCCTGAGTAG
- a CDS encoding DUF6291 domain-containing protein produces the protein MERESFIFYRSFFEGIEELPESIQLAVLQKLCRYALYGELNDSDDVVVKSIFKFIKPQIDANNERYLNGKKGGKSGILAAKTKRGRKEIDDNQVVVGEVPTISEEKSATEVLPASVVEAPKAEECTTKKLSFNFRKALIAEGFSPSLVEDWMRIRKEKKAINSQRAFHDFCCEVSKVQMDKNQLLEHIVKRQWKGFEANWLSTSPLPANGAAPIIELAPDGTPIGVSPPAYTYNPKNVKPLQTNYVAGRQTLIDFVSNGQGW, from the coding sequence ATGGAAAGAGAAAGTTTTATATTCTATCGCAGTTTCTTTGAAGGCATTGAAGAGCTTCCTGAAAGTATCCAGCTTGCAGTACTACAAAAGCTATGTAGGTATGCCCTCTATGGTGAGCTCAACGATAGCGATGATGTTGTTGTAAAATCGATCTTTAAGTTCATCAAACCACAGATTGATGCCAATAACGAGCGTTATCTCAATGGCAAGAAAGGGGGTAAAAGTGGCATATTAGCTGCTAAAACTAAAAGAGGACGAAAAGAAATTGATGATAACCAAGTAGTTGTAGGAGAAGTACCTACTATTTCTGAGGAAAAGTCTGCCACTGAGGTACTACCAGCTTCTGTGGTGGAGGCGCCTAAGGCTGAAGAATGTACGACTAAAAAGTTGTCATTCAATTTTCGTAAAGCGCTCATTGCTGAGGGTTTTTCTCCGTCACTGGTTGAGGATTGGATGCGCATCCGCAAGGAGAAGAAAGCCATCAATAGTCAGCGTGCTTTTCACGATTTCTGCTGTGAGGTCAGTAAAGTACAAATGGATAAAAATCAGCTACTTGAACATATTGTCAAGCGTCAATGGAAGGGATTTGAGGCTAACTGGCTGAGCACCTCACCGCTTCCTGCTAATGGTGCGGCTCCTATTATTGAGCTTGCTCCCGACGGCACCCCCATAGGCGTTAGTCCACCCGCCTACACTTATAACCCTAAGAATGTAAAGCCTTTACAAACAAATTACGTGGCTGGACGACAGACGCTTATAGACTTTGTGAGCAACGGACAAGGTTGGTAG
- a CDS encoding S24 family peptidase, with protein MAERQSKRKTQEEKTEISGRIGEAFQHIRKSTEYVTQTMVAEKMAESRSNLSSAINGNPKYATEGLALKLSKAFPQINFNWLLTGEGEMVDKRKSHLHNEVIQVPEDDYMEVEYVPLETSGGKLGFGMDEVDESQRVTRLMPREYAKGHYLVIKVYGDSMDDGTKKAIAEGDEVLVRKWEEQIEYIPLRRKLFVITTERGSVIKQITEVNMKKQYIKCHSFNPDYEDYKIPFEQIYQLFTVEKIVNSKIVF; from the coding sequence ATGGCGGAAAGACAATCAAAAAGAAAGACCCAAGAAGAAAAAACTGAAATTTCAGGTCGTATTGGTGAGGCGTTTCAACATATTCGCAAGAGTACCGAGTATGTAACGCAAACGATGGTAGCTGAGAAGATGGCTGAGTCGCGCAGCAACCTCTCAAGTGCAATCAACGGCAACCCTAAGTATGCGACAGAGGGCTTGGCGCTGAAACTCAGTAAAGCCTTCCCTCAGATTAACTTCAACTGGCTACTTACTGGTGAGGGTGAGATGGTCGATAAGCGCAAGTCACACCTTCATAATGAAGTCATCCAAGTGCCTGAGGATGACTATATGGAAGTAGAGTATGTGCCACTGGAAACCTCAGGGGGCAAACTGGGCTTCGGTATGGATGAAGTAGATGAAAGCCAGAGGGTTACACGCCTTATGCCGCGTGAGTATGCTAAGGGGCATTACCTTGTCATCAAGGTCTATGGCGATAGTATGGACGATGGCACAAAGAAAGCGATTGCTGAGGGCGATGAGGTGCTTGTGCGCAAATGGGAGGAGCAGATTGAGTACATACCACTTAGGCGCAAATTGTTTGTAATTACAACAGAGCGTGGCAGTGTTATCAAGCAGATTACTGAGGTAAATATGAAAAAGCAGTACATCAAGTGCCATTCATTTAACCCTGATTATGAGGATTATAAAATACCTTTTGAGCAGATTTATCAGCTTTTCACGGTTGAGAAAATTGTAAACTCAAAGATTGTATTTTAG
- a CDS encoding exodeoxyribonuclease III, with amino-acid sequence MKIISYNVNGIRAAIAKGLLDWLKSASPDVLCLQEIKATESQIATERAALEALGYPYQYYYSAEKKGYSGVAILCKHKPKHVEVGTGIDYMDKEGRVLRADFENLSVMSLYLPSGTNPERLGFKFTFMDDFKRYIDHLKKSIPNLVICGDYNICHQAIDIHDPVRNATVSGFLPEERAWLDAFIKSGFIDTFRYFNPEPHNYSWWSYRANARANNKGWRIDYLLASEPLKPRLTRGVILPEAKHSDHCPVLLELT; translated from the coding sequence ATGAAAATTATCAGCTACAACGTCAATGGCATCCGCGCAGCCATTGCCAAAGGTTTGCTCGATTGGCTTAAAAGTGCCTCACCCGATGTGCTCTGCTTGCAAGAGATCAAAGCCACCGAAAGCCAAATCGCCACCGAACGAGCCGCCCTTGAGGCATTGGGCTACCCCTATCAGTACTATTACAGCGCGGAAAAAAAAGGCTATAGTGGCGTTGCGATCCTCTGCAAGCACAAACCCAAGCACGTCGAGGTAGGTACAGGCATCGATTATATGGATAAAGAAGGGCGCGTACTGCGTGCCGACTTTGAGAACCTCTCGGTGATGAGCCTTTACCTCCCTTCGGGAACCAATCCCGAACGGTTAGGCTTCAAATTCACCTTTATGGACGACTTCAAACGCTATATCGATCATCTGAAGAAGTCCATACCCAATTTGGTGATCTGCGGCGACTACAACATCTGTCATCAAGCCATCGACATTCACGACCCCGTGCGCAATGCCACCGTTTCGGGCTTCTTACCCGAGGAACGCGCTTGGCTCGACGCCTTTATCAAAAGTGGATTTATCGACACCTTCCGCTATTTCAACCCCGAGCCGCACAATTATTCGTGGTGGAGCTACCGCGCCAATGCTCGCGCCAATAACAAAGGCTGGCGCATTGATTATCTGCTGGCAAGCGAGCCCCTAAAGCCACGCCTTACCCGCGGGGTGATACTCCCAGAGGCAAAACACAGCGACCACTGCCCCGTGCTCTTAGAACTCACCTAA
- a CDS encoding DUF6048 family protein: MRKRRTCICFISTLLLSVLSFAQEPVTKGDTLGGTSTATVGKTRSGTSIALPEKQEAPVYKQRYGLRLGVDLSRPVRSFFQEDYYGLELVGDYRLSYKYFAAAEVGVERRTKDEDFFTYRTEGQFIRFGVDYNTYGNWYGMENLIYVGGRYGFSLFSQQLTNYVLHKDNQYWTENVQGADPAWLGTYSGRTAHWLELVLGIKAELLRGLYAGMSVRVGLKLTDNQSGGFPNFYIPGFGRVYEGSRFGTSFNYTLSYLIPLYKKAQPVKEDEAKTAPEKAKGIDDQLPKRHKRR, from the coding sequence ATGAGAAAAAGGCGCACTTGTATTTGTTTCATTAGTACGCTGCTGCTCAGCGTATTATCATTCGCTCAGGAGCCTGTAACCAAGGGAGATACTCTCGGAGGAACCAGCACTGCCACCGTGGGGAAGACCCGCAGTGGCACTTCAATTGCGCTTCCTGAAAAGCAAGAGGCACCTGTCTACAAACAGCGCTATGGGCTGCGCCTTGGGGTCGATTTGAGCCGCCCCGTACGGTCATTCTTCCAAGAAGATTACTACGGGCTCGAGTTGGTGGGTGATTATCGCCTGTCGTACAAGTACTTTGCAGCTGCTGAAGTAGGCGTTGAACGCAGAACAAAAGACGAGGATTTTTTTACCTATCGCACTGAGGGTCAGTTTATACGATTCGGCGTAGATTACAACACTTACGGCAATTGGTACGGTATGGAGAACCTGATTTACGTAGGTGGAAGATACGGTTTTTCTTTATTTTCACAACAACTTACAAACTATGTGTTGCACAAAGATAACCAATATTGGACAGAGAATGTGCAAGGTGCCGATCCTGCTTGGTTAGGCACTTACAGCGGTCGAACAGCACATTGGCTGGAGTTGGTGCTGGGTATCAAGGCTGAATTGCTACGAGGCCTTTATGCGGGGATGAGTGTGCGTGTGGGGCTTAAACTGACTGATAACCAGTCGGGCGGGTTCCCTAATTTCTATATTCCTGGATTTGGACGGGTATATGAGGGCAGCCGTTTTGGTACGAGCTTCAACTACACGCTTTCGTATTTGATACCTCTATATAAGAAGGCACAACCTGTGAAAGAGGATGAGGCGAAGACGGCTCCTGAGAAAGCCAAAGGTATTGACGATCAGCTGCCTAAGCGACACAAGCGCCGTTAA
- the gcvT gene encoding glycine cleavage system aminomethyltransferase GcvT: protein MKNTALTDVHIALGAKMVPFAGYNMPVQYEGVNAEHETVRKGVGVFDVSHMGEFFLRGKHALDLIQRVTSNDASVLTDGRAQYSCMPNDKGGIVDDLLVYKIADEHYMLVVNASNIEKDWAWISKHNTFGVEMENASDAYSLLAIQGPKALEALQPLTSVNLSEIAYYHFTIGEFAGIKDVIISATGYTGAGGVEIYVKNKDIRHVWEKVFEAGKAFGIKPIGLGARDTLRLEMGFCLYGNDIDDTTSPLEAGLGWITKFTKDFVNSTTLKLQKEQGVSRKLVAFEMQEKAIPRHGYDIVDEKGVVIGKVTSGTMSPSLGKGIGLGYVPVAYAKVGSTIWVQIRKNQVPATVVKLPFYKS from the coding sequence ATGAAAAACACAGCTTTAACCGATGTACATATCGCTCTCGGAGCGAAGATGGTACCCTTTGCAGGCTATAATATGCCTGTGCAATATGAGGGAGTAAACGCTGAACACGAAACTGTTCGCAAGGGTGTAGGGGTGTTCGACGTGAGCCATATGGGAGAGTTTTTTCTTCGTGGAAAGCACGCCTTAGACCTTATTCAGCGCGTAACTTCTAACGATGCTTCTGTGCTTACCGATGGGCGCGCTCAGTACAGTTGTATGCCTAATGACAAGGGGGGCATCGTCGATGACCTTTTAGTTTATAAGATTGCAGATGAGCATTATATGCTCGTTGTCAACGCTTCGAATATTGAGAAGGATTGGGCTTGGATCAGCAAGCACAACACTTTTGGTGTAGAAATGGAGAATGCTTCTGATGCCTACTCCCTTTTAGCTATCCAAGGACCAAAAGCGTTGGAAGCATTACAGCCGCTCACTTCTGTAAATCTCTCTGAAATAGCTTATTACCATTTTACTATTGGAGAGTTCGCAGGTATAAAAGATGTAATTATCTCAGCCACAGGCTACACAGGCGCTGGCGGGGTAGAGATTTACGTAAAGAACAAGGATATTCGCCACGTCTGGGAAAAGGTTTTCGAAGCTGGTAAAGCATTTGGTATCAAACCAATAGGCTTAGGAGCTCGCGATACTTTACGCCTTGAAATGGGCTTTTGCCTCTATGGGAACGATATTGATGATACAACTTCGCCTTTGGAAGCAGGCTTGGGTTGGATTACCAAATTCACAAAGGATTTTGTCAATAGTACAACACTCAAACTACAAAAAGAACAGGGAGTTAGCCGTAAATTAGTGGCATTTGAGATGCAAGAAAAAGCCATCCCACGACACGGATACGACATTGTGGACGAAAAAGGTGTTGTAATTGGAAAAGTTACCAGCGGAACAATGTCGCCCTCACTTGGAAAAGGTATCGGGCTGGGTTATGTGCCAGTGGCTTATGCGAAGGTAGGTAGTACTATATGGGTGCAAATCCGTAAGAATCAAGTGCCTGCGACAGTAGTGAAGTTACCGTTCTACAAATCGTAA
- a CDS encoding porin family protein — protein sequence MLIALLAFAPMQAQEFHIGAKAGANLGKVDGVRYDNQFKLGYQLGGVVEFDFNDKWGLQGEVLFNQTNTDLNSSVDEIWNKKFDKGKTLNYISVPVLLKFNPGGVLSLHAGPQFSFLANSDQKWTANAKKLFKDTDFSLVAGAEVNILKPLYIYGRYVWGYSDIDNAFDEKATTQQIQLGVGLRF from the coding sequence ATGCTCATCGCACTACTTGCTTTCGCACCAATGCAGGCACAGGAGTTCCACATCGGAGCCAAGGCTGGGGCTAACCTCGGTAAGGTAGATGGGGTACGCTACGACAACCAGTTCAAGCTGGGTTACCAACTTGGGGGTGTAGTGGAATTTGACTTCAACGACAAATGGGGGCTGCAAGGTGAAGTGCTTTTTAATCAGACAAATACAGACCTAAATAGCTCAGTAGATGAGATTTGGAACAAAAAGTTTGATAAGGGAAAAACCTTGAACTACATCAGTGTGCCAGTGCTTTTGAAGTTCAACCCAGGCGGGGTGCTCTCGCTCCACGCAGGGCCGCAGTTTAGCTTCTTGGCAAACTCTGACCAGAAATGGACAGCCAACGCCAAAAAGCTCTTTAAGGACACTGACTTTTCGCTCGTGGCAGGTGCTGAGGTGAATATCCTCAAGCCGCTTTACATCTACGGTCGCTACGTATGGGGCTACTCGGATATCGACAACGCATTCGATGAAAAGGCCACCACACAGCAAATACAACTGGGTGTAGGGCTTAGATTCTAA